Proteins from a genomic interval of Halomonas alkaliantarctica:
- a CDS encoding AI-2E family transporter — protein sequence MIALTLAVVALILWKLVGLLILIFGAVVGACILQTCMMPLLRLGAPSWLALTTVIITLTLALGLISWAFGAQVSSELESLMALLPDAWEQLQQRLEGTQLAPLINDAADRAGGVLENGISQVGMVVVSMGGSVVSFFALIVGMVYFAAQPGVYRRGLLLLAPIKSRPRLAEALDESGKALRFWLGGQLVAMVITGLLVGVSMWLLGVPAPIALGLIAGLMDFVPLVGPLIAAIPALLLAFTVSPQTTLFVLIAYTVIQQIEGNILQPLVQQRAVSLPPAMLLFSLFAASTLFGVAGLLLAAPLTVVAFVLINRLYVTREEDVP from the coding sequence TTGATTGCATTAACGCTGGCGGTCGTCGCGTTAATACTTTGGAAGCTGGTTGGCCTACTTATCTTGATTTTTGGCGCGGTGGTGGGCGCCTGTATATTGCAAACGTGTATGATGCCGCTTTTGCGGCTAGGGGCACCCAGTTGGCTTGCGCTGACGACGGTGATTATTACGCTAACCCTGGCGCTGGGCTTAATTAGCTGGGCATTTGGCGCGCAGGTGTCTTCTGAGCTGGAATCACTGATGGCTCTGTTACCTGACGCGTGGGAACAGCTACAGCAGCGGCTTGAAGGTACGCAGTTAGCACCATTGATTAATGATGCCGCTGATCGGGCAGGTGGCGTTTTAGAAAACGGTATTTCTCAGGTTGGCATGGTTGTGGTCTCGATGGGAGGCAGTGTTGTCAGCTTCTTCGCGCTCATTGTCGGCATGGTTTATTTTGCTGCCCAGCCCGGTGTTTATCGCCGTGGGTTATTACTACTTGCACCGATTAAAAGTCGGCCACGTTTGGCTGAGGCCCTCGATGAGAGCGGCAAGGCGCTGCGTTTTTGGCTTGGCGGGCAGTTGGTGGCTATGGTGATTACCGGTTTGTTAGTTGGGGTAAGCATGTGGTTGTTAGGGGTGCCAGCGCCAATTGCCTTGGGGCTAATTGCAGGGCTAATGGATTTTGTACCGTTAGTAGGGCCTCTTATCGCTGCTATCCCGGCGCTGTTGCTTGCCTTCACCGTGAGTCCTCAAACCACGTTGTTTGTACTGATTGCATATACGGTTATTCAACAAATAGAGGGCAATATTTTACAGCCGCTGGTACAGCAGCGTGCAGTCAGCCTACCCCCTGCGATGCTATTATTTTCGCTGTTTGCGGCAAGTACCCTATTTGGTGTAGCGGGTTTGCTATTGGCCGCACCGCTGACCGTCGTGGCATTTGTATTGATTAATCGTCTTTA